In Bacillus sp. SB49, a single window of DNA contains:
- a CDS encoding DMT family transporter, with protein sequence MGILLVAASVIGGVLLSSQSSINGAFSKHAGTYESTFMTFFTGALMLAIVVLFFGQGDFLAVLDAPKWQLTAVWFGVGYLFLTILAVPKIGVIATNIATVIGQLVGGIIIDHFGLFGGLQISFDWQRGTAIVLMLIALRLIYVADKKTVQEAM encoded by the coding sequence ATGGGGATTCTTTTAGTAGCAGCTTCTGTGATCGGTGGAGTGCTTCTCAGCTCCCAATCCTCGATCAACGGAGCATTCAGTAAACACGCAGGTACGTATGAGAGTACCTTTATGACTTTTTTCACCGGAGCGTTGATGCTGGCCATCGTCGTATTATTCTTCGGACAGGGGGATTTCCTCGCCGTCCTTGATGCGCCGAAGTGGCAGTTGACGGCCGTCTGGTTCGGTGTCGGATACTTGTTCCTTACCATTCTCGCCGTGCCGAAGATCGGTGTCATCGCAACGAATATTGCGACCGTCATCGGACAGCTTGTCGGAGGGATCATCATCGATCACTTCGGTTTGTTCGGCGGTCTCCAAATTTCTTTCGACTGGCAGCGGGGCACAGCGATCGTACTGATGCTGATCGCACTCCGACTGATCTATGTCGCGGATAAAAAGACAGTCCAAGAAGCAATGTAA
- a CDS encoding DMT family transporter, with translation MKLWMYIVALIAGLSLSIEGAIYGELGQSIGKLEASFYNFLVGSIILGIVLLFLGKGSLSYTFQAPKWQLTGGLLGMTYLTILVIAVPLVGVGAAMISVIVGQMAMSMVIEHKGWLGSKARKVKKEKIIAVLLMAAALILIY, from the coding sequence ATGAAACTATGGATGTATATCGTCGCACTGATTGCAGGTTTGTCTTTGAGCATCGAAGGGGCGATCTATGGAGAACTTGGTCAATCCATCGGGAAGCTCGAAGCAAGCTTTTATAACTTTCTGGTCGGTTCCATTATCCTTGGAATCGTTCTCTTATTTTTAGGAAAAGGCTCCTTGTCCTACACCTTCCAAGCACCTAAATGGCAGCTGACCGGAGGACTGCTGGGAATGACCTACTTAACGATCTTGGTCATCGCCGTACCACTTGTCGGCGTCGGTGCAGCCATGATCAGCGTCATCGTCGGGCAAATGGCGATGAGCATGGTCATCGAGCATAAGGGATGGCTCGGCAGTAAAGCACGGAAAGTCAAAAAAGAAAAAATCATTGCCGTCCTATTGATGGCGGCCGCACTGATTCTGATTTATTAA
- a CDS encoding ArsR/SmtB family transcription factor has translation MENYVEIFKVLANEKRLEMLRWLKDPMTYIDKPADHLSETIHHKGGICVGDIQEQSDMSQSTVSHYLAMMQKAGLLESERHGKWTYYRRNEAVIQKVAAYMKEEL, from the coding sequence ATGGAAAACTACGTAGAAATTTTCAAAGTGTTGGCCAACGAAAAACGTTTGGAAATGCTCCGGTGGTTGAAGGATCCTATGACTTACATCGACAAGCCGGCCGACCACCTTTCGGAAACGATTCATCACAAAGGCGGCATATGTGTTGGAGATATCCAGGAACAGTCCGACATGTCCCAATCGACGGTCTCGCATTATTTGGCGATGATGCAGAAAGCAGGGCTGCTGGAATCCGAACGTCACGGGAAGTGGACCTACTACCGGAGAAATGAAGCGGTCATCCAGAAAGTGGCTGCCTACATGAAAGAAGAGCTGTGA
- a CDS encoding YjzC family protein: MADRYKTGEQAPEAGTYQFDGLVDGGSGDVTEDEKHIELSNGDTFPPLRSNKEAAYWKKA, encoded by the coding sequence ATGGCAGACCGTTACAAGACTGGAGAACAGGCACCTGAAGCAGGAACATACCAATTTGACGGATTAGTAGATGGTGGCAGTGGAGATGTGACGGAAGATGAAAAACATATCGAACTGAGCAACGGGGATACATTCCCTCCGCTTCGTTCCAACAAAGAAGCTGCATATTGGAAAAAAGCCTGA
- a CDS encoding IucA/IucC family C-terminal-domain containing protein, with amino-acid sequence MNTAWEQLKQDHRFYIGTDHEHKITHELESLIDHKPACRALLEAQNEGLAAPDLSITGLLFGKMYSVMTMGMYETIVKYGLVIDASPENIGIECLEKNKMNYVIREEAVASIEDLTEEEVKDRIRRFITENLQPLFQTIAKASNCKSTHMRSIVSHNLHQRSLAFAEEHPEKKDFAEKVLHWFTSEELFEDGTVNPLHFEFRFFEKENGKGTYVRRHCCMKYMLHQGNKKNCCPTCPLISDEERADRL; translated from the coding sequence ATGAATACTGCATGGGAGCAATTAAAACAGGACCACCGGTTCTATATCGGCACGGACCATGAACATAAAATTACACATGAGCTGGAAAGCCTCATCGACCATAAACCGGCATGCCGCGCTTTATTGGAAGCTCAGAACGAAGGGTTGGCAGCCCCCGACCTATCGATCACCGGGCTGTTGTTCGGGAAGATGTATTCGGTCATGACGATGGGCATGTACGAAACGATCGTGAAATACGGGCTCGTCATCGATGCTTCGCCTGAGAATATCGGCATCGAATGCTTGGAAAAAAATAAAATGAACTACGTCATCCGTGAAGAAGCGGTGGCTTCCATCGAAGACTTGACCGAAGAAGAAGTGAAGGATCGTATCCGCCGGTTCATTACGGAGAATCTTCAGCCGTTGTTCCAAACGATTGCGAAAGCATCGAACTGCAAATCGACGCACATGCGCTCGATTGTCAGTCACAACCTGCACCAACGGAGTCTCGCTTTCGCTGAAGAGCACCCGGAGAAGAAAGACTTCGCGGAAAAAGTCCTGCACTGGTTCACTTCCGAAGAGCTGTTTGAGGACGGCACGGTCAACCCACTTCACTTCGAATTCCGCTTTTTCGAAAAGGAGAACGGTAAAGGGACCTACGTGCGCAGACACTGCTGCATGAAGTACATGCTGCACCAGGGAAACAAGAAGAACTGCTGCCCGACCTGCCCACTCATATCCGATGAGGAGCGGGCGGACAGACTGTAG
- a CDS encoding IucA/IucC family protein translates to MHNETNRTTYIQNQADRIILHLLMQAMIREKAYPYDLLPNGAAFPIGKAALEVEITHTYRLGQLDIARVQYVEGEDVQEITDPLQVLGLFLPTDDPFYIEVKNSVRNLALALTASEERNQEVEQEAEALGVSDVFSYVLQKKSKMFSPLTFFEQLVIQGHTIHPCARTRIGLSEKEARLYAPEWGGTPAVIPVAVHKQLFRETLMEGKTVKEILFAEYPEVEKAFLSEINHPDDYALIPVHPWQWKHTIVKDYQADIEAGRIKRVKGADIATAALISFRSLAPLNNQWKHHIKTAVNIQMTSAVRTVSAASTYNGPMLSRFFKDLLESDEALRSHLSTMKEPAAIHYQPSTGVEDVHFFQKNLAAIVRENPEHALGDEEVAIPGASLLAPSPVSGKTIAEEASERAGSPRSFIRRYAEALLPGVLHLLGEYGIAMEAHLQNAVVVFKGGHPLRTILRDHGGIRVLEKRLAEHFGDVPIDASTNLLTDDTEELLDIFTHSVLHNHLGEIIVQLARKTGCAEDGLWAEVEKVIKETAVRLSEEAREDIQRILHRPARMKALVQMRLKNEVTENRYVDMPNPFTKESEVRGR, encoded by the coding sequence ATGCATAACGAAACGAATCGTACCACCTACATACAAAATCAAGCCGACCGGATCATTCTTCACCTTTTAATGCAGGCGATGATCAGGGAAAAGGCCTATCCATACGATCTCCTTCCAAACGGGGCCGCATTTCCAATCGGCAAAGCGGCACTGGAGGTAGAGATCACCCATACATACAGGCTTGGGCAGCTCGATATCGCCCGCGTTCAGTATGTGGAAGGAGAAGATGTGCAGGAAATAACGGACCCGCTGCAGGTCCTGGGTCTCTTCCTGCCGACGGATGATCCTTTCTATATAGAAGTGAAGAACAGTGTCCGGAATCTCGCACTTGCACTCACCGCGTCAGAAGAACGGAACCAGGAAGTGGAACAAGAAGCCGAAGCGCTCGGTGTATCGGATGTTTTTTCTTATGTTCTCCAAAAAAAATCAAAAATGTTCAGTCCTCTGACATTTTTCGAACAGCTGGTCATCCAGGGACACACGATTCATCCATGCGCCCGAACGAGGATCGGCCTGTCCGAAAAAGAAGCAAGGCTGTATGCTCCGGAGTGGGGTGGGACACCGGCGGTTATTCCCGTCGCCGTTCATAAACAGTTATTCCGGGAGACCCTCATGGAGGGGAAAACGGTGAAAGAAATTCTTTTTGCGGAATATCCAGAAGTGGAAAAAGCCTTCCTGTCTGAGATAAACCATCCTGATGATTATGCTTTAATTCCCGTCCATCCATGGCAGTGGAAGCATACGATCGTTAAGGATTACCAAGCGGATATAGAAGCCGGCAGAATCAAGCGTGTAAAAGGCGCGGACATTGCGACAGCTGCGCTCATTTCCTTCCGCTCCCTTGCACCGTTAAATAATCAATGGAAGCACCATATTAAAACAGCCGTCAACATCCAAATGACGAGTGCGGTGCGGACGGTGTCTGCCGCATCCACTTACAACGGGCCGATGCTTTCCCGGTTTTTCAAGGATTTGCTTGAGTCCGATGAAGCATTACGCTCCCATTTGAGCACCATGAAAGAACCGGCAGCGATCCATTATCAACCGTCCACAGGAGTGGAGGATGTCCATTTCTTTCAGAAAAATTTGGCGGCTATTGTAAGAGAAAATCCGGAGCATGCATTAGGTGATGAGGAAGTAGCGATTCCGGGGGCTTCCCTGCTCGCGCCTTCTCCCGTGTCCGGAAAAACGATTGCGGAGGAAGCATCGGAACGGGCAGGATCTCCGCGTTCCTTCATCCGCCGCTATGCCGAAGCGCTTCTGCCTGGAGTGCTGCATCTGTTAGGAGAATACGGGATCGCTATGGAAGCGCACCTCCAGAATGCAGTGGTCGTCTTCAAAGGCGGGCATCCGCTGCGGACGATCCTTCGTGATCACGGCGGCATCCGCGTGCTGGAGAAGCGGCTCGCTGAACATTTCGGTGATGTACCGATTGATGCAAGCACCAATTTGCTGACTGATGATACCGAAGAGCTGCTTGATATCTTTACCCATTCGGTGCTGCATAACCATCTCGGTGAAATTATCGTACAGTTGGCAAGAAAGACCGGATGTGCCGAAGACGGTCTGTGGGCGGAAGTGGAGAAGGTAATCAAGGAAACGGCCGTCCGCCTGTCGGAAGAAGCAAGGGAAGATATCCAGCGAATCCTGCACCGGCCGGCTCGGATGAAGGCGCTCGTGCAGATGCGGTTGAAGAATGAAGTGACGGAGAATCGCTATGTAGATATGCCGAATCCGTTTACAAAGGAAAGCGAGGTGCGTGGACGATGA